Proteins from a single region of Paenibacillus sp. BIHB 4019:
- a CDS encoding NAD(P)/FAD-dependent oxidoreductase, which produces MNEQELYDLTIIGGGPAGLFGAFYSGLREMKTKIIEFQPQLGGKVHVYPEKMIWDVGGVTPLLGAQLIDQMVTQGMTFHPEVVLGEKVTSIDQNEAGHFVLHTASRQTHLSKAVLLAVGGGILKPIKLEIEGAERFEVTNLHYTVKSLARFKDKTVLISGGGHSAVDWANELAHIAKKVYLTYRKDALKGHEADVTRLQKNGVECLLNSTIDKLIATEDHSRIETVLLNQNEGETLFKLAIDEVIINHGYERDKELLGNSSINIELLNYQVAGTPLSETSVPGLYAAGDILHHEGKLHLIAGAFQDAANAVNKAKQFVTPDASANGMISSHNDLFTQKNRDLMKHLYTKSHT; this is translated from the coding sequence GGCGGTCCCGCCGGATTGTTCGGAGCCTTTTACAGCGGGCTGCGGGAAATGAAAACCAAGATTATTGAATTTCAGCCCCAGCTTGGCGGCAAAGTTCATGTATATCCCGAAAAAATGATCTGGGACGTAGGAGGTGTGACTCCTCTACTGGGAGCACAGCTGATTGACCAGATGGTCACACAAGGGATGACCTTCCATCCAGAGGTCGTGCTTGGCGAGAAGGTCACCTCGATTGACCAAAACGAAGCAGGGCACTTTGTTCTTCATACAGCTAGCCGTCAGACGCATCTGTCCAAAGCGGTGCTGCTCGCGGTTGGCGGGGGCATTTTGAAGCCCATTAAGCTGGAGATTGAAGGGGCAGAACGCTTCGAGGTCACCAACCTGCACTACACCGTCAAATCATTGGCCCGCTTTAAGGATAAAACCGTATTGATCTCAGGCGGCGGCCATTCTGCGGTGGACTGGGCCAATGAGCTCGCGCATATTGCCAAGAAGGTTTATTTGACCTACCGGAAAGATGCTTTAAAGGGCCATGAAGCGGATGTGACCCGTCTGCAAAAAAATGGCGTGGAATGCTTGCTTAACAGCACCATCGATAAGCTGATCGCAACGGAGGACCATAGCCGGATCGAAACCGTGCTTCTGAACCAGAATGAAGGGGAAACCTTATTCAAGCTGGCAATCGATGAGGTTATCATCAACCATGGCTACGAGCGCGACAAGGAATTGCTTGGCAACAGCAGCATCAATATCGAGCTGCTCAATTATCAGGTTGCGGGAACACCATTGAGCGAAACCTCTGTGCCGGGTCTCTATGCTGCTGGCGATATTTTGCATCATGAAGGCAAGCTGCACCTCATTGCGGGAGCATTCCAGGATGCCGCCAATGCCGTCAATAAAGCCAAGCAGTTTGTAACGCCAGATGCTAGTGCTAACGGGATGATCTCCTCGCACAACGACCTGTTCACTCAAAAAAATCGCGATTTAATGAAGCATCTTTATACAAAATCACACACTTAA
- a CDS encoding iron-siderophore ABC transporter substrate-binding protein → MNKLLGLLVSLFILTALFAGCSGASGNNQPTDNDLSSNASSPSPSESALASDAGAAKESPAEASATWPRTITDGAGHDIVLEEQPKRIAVLHPLYLDYFFALDTPPIASGSAASALAEYATLKPYADTADVIDLGSGRELNLEKIIEANPDVIVTFKGHIDALYDELSKIAPVVQINYADTWEEATLLSAQIVGKEELAEQYIKETKAAIEQSKQQLGALKDKTFALLRVGDDGTFIAQGTNNTMYYNETTGFGLLVPKGYPADNDVLSVEALSDMNPDYIIFQHDIEVAKAAVKQNEKLAVWQSLAAVKNNHVLYFDNSLNTGSVLAVRLAANNFMELAVQ, encoded by the coding sequence ATGAATAAACTGCTCGGGCTCCTTGTTTCTCTTTTTATATTGACCGCTCTCTTCGCCGGTTGTTCCGGTGCAAGCGGAAATAATCAGCCCACAGACAACGACCTTTCTTCAAATGCAAGTAGTCCCTCTCCTTCTGAAAGTGCACTGGCCTCAGATGCAGGCGCAGCGAAAGAAAGCCCTGCCGAAGCCTCTGCCACTTGGCCAAGAACCATTACCGATGGTGCGGGCCATGACATTGTGCTTGAGGAGCAGCCGAAGCGGATAGCGGTGCTTCATCCTTTGTATTTGGACTACTTTTTTGCCTTGGATACACCTCCTATCGCGTCCGGCAGTGCGGCAAGTGCGCTCGCAGAATACGCTACGCTGAAGCCTTATGCCGATACAGCCGATGTTATTGATTTGGGTAGCGGACGCGAGCTTAATCTAGAGAAGATTATCGAGGCGAATCCGGATGTCATTGTGACCTTTAAAGGACATATAGACGCCCTATATGACGAATTGAGCAAAATCGCGCCAGTTGTTCAAATCAATTACGCAGACACCTGGGAAGAAGCTACCTTGCTTAGTGCCCAAATTGTAGGCAAAGAGGAATTGGCTGAGCAATATATTAAGGAAACGAAGGCGGCCATTGAACAATCCAAGCAGCAGCTTGGCGCTTTGAAAGATAAAACGTTCGCTCTGCTGCGGGTTGGCGATGATGGCACTTTTATTGCACAAGGCACAAACAATACGATGTATTACAATGAAACGACTGGTTTTGGCTTGCTAGTGCCGAAAGGATATCCCGCTGACAACGATGTGCTATCCGTAGAGGCTCTATCCGATATGAACCCTGACTATATTATTTTTCAGCATGATATAGAGGTGGCAAAAGCGGCTGTTAAGCAAAACGAGAAGCTGGCAGTATGGCAATCGCTTGCGGCGGTCAAAAACAATCATGTCCTTTATTTCGATAACTCCCTCAATACGGGAAGTGTGCTAGCCGTTCGGCTGGCAGCAAACAATTTTATGGAATTGGCTGTTCAATAA